Within the Salinimonas marina genome, the region GCTTGATTCGAACGCCGGCAAACAGGCTTACCGGTTGATGTTGAGGGCTCTGCTTGTGCCGGATAGGCAAAACTCAGCGATGGCGGTTTCATTTCCTGGCGTGATAAACCAGCGATCCCGGTTTTGGTGATAGTAAAAGTTATGCGTAAATGCGACAATTTACTAATCTAATTAATAAAATTATGGCGGGCGGGTGTTTTGCAGCACCTGCCTGCGATGCTCATGTGGTAGCACCTACAACAGAGGATAAGCGTTCATGGATACCTGGTCGGCGGCGATTATGCTTTTTCTTATCATGGACCCGTTGGGTAATCTGCCAATATTTATGTCGGTGCTTAAATCTATTGAACCCAAACGTCGACGCATTATTCTGATCCGCGAGTTATTGTTAGCCCTGCTGATATTGTTTGTCTTCTTGTTCAGTGGCCAGGCCGTGCTGGATTTTCTTAATGTGCGTCAGGAAAGTGTCAGTATTGCCGGCGGCATCATTTTGTTTCTGATAGCAGTGAAAATGATTTTTCCGCAATCGGGCAATCCATTGGGTCTGGCGGTGGGTGAGGAGCCGTTTCTGGTACCGCTGGCGATTCCCCTTATCGCCGGTCCTTCCACGCTGGCCGCGCTTATTTTGTTATCCAATCAGAACCCGGATCGTATGGTCGACTGGTCGTTAGCGCTGGGCGCCTCCTGGTTTATCAGCGCCATTATCTTACTGTTCTCAAGTACCTTTCACCGGATTCTGGGCGAGCGCGGCTTGATTGCCATGGAGCGTTTAATGGGCATGATACTGGTCATGATCGCCATTCAGATGTTCTTAGATGGGATCGCGCTTTATTTTTCACACACCTCGGAAATCTTTGAATAATGCAACCAAAACTCAATACCTTTGCGCAGGTGCGCGAACTCAGTGACTGGAAAGCCATCGCCTTTGGCGCCGCTTTGTGCGAACGGATGCTGCCCAACTATCAGTTATTTTGTGAAACCAGCGGCTTTGATGATGAAGGCGTAACCCGCAAATGTCTGGACCTGGTGTGGGAATGGTTGCGTACGCCCCGCAGTAAGATTAATTTTGGGGTGCACCTGGAGCGTGTTGAGGAAGCCACCCCCGACATCCAGGAACATGACTCCTATGGCGTGTACCCCGCGATTGATGCGGCCATCGCGCTGGGGGCACTGGTGAACCTGGTATTAAAGCAGGATGAGCAGGGCGCGGTGGTGATCAGTAAATTATCCCAGGGCTCGGTAGAAGCCTTTTTACTGTTAACCGGCGAAGCCAGCGATGAGTCCGTGAAAACGCACCCGCTGATGGAATTTGAAATTGCCACCCAACAGGAACTGCTGGACCGGCTGGAGACGCTCGCCAGAAAGCCTGAGGCCATTAATGACTATAAAGCGCTGGCGCTGGAAGCCGGCATTTCCAATATTGGGCTGGAGCTTTAGTCGCGCGGCTGGGCTTCAATCAGCCCGAACGACAACTGCGATAACAGCTTTTGTTTGATCAGATGAAACCCCGGTGGCAGGGTGGGCAGACTAGCATTGCTCTCCTGCTCAATATAGATAAGACCATTTGGTTTAATCAGCTCCCGCTGTGCGATAATATCGAGCGCTGGCTGCACTAAATTTTGCCCGAAGGGTGGATCAAGGAAAATAATATCGTAGGCCTGGGTGCTGCTGTTGAGCAGACTCAGCGCATCGCCTTTGAACACCTGGCCGGAGGCGTTGAGGGTGTGCAGGTTGGTAGTCAGCTGCCGGGCGGCAGCCGCATCTTTTTCAAAAAAGTCACAATGGGCTGCGTAGCGGGATAAGGCCTCCAGACCCAGGCCCCCGGAGCCGGCAAAAACATCCAGACAATGCGCCTTTTGCAGATCGTGCATCAGCCAGTTGAATAAGGTTTCTTTGTTGCGGTCGGTGGTCGGGCGTAAGCCCTGAATATCATAGACCGGAAGTTTTCTGCCACGCCATAGGCCGGCAATGATCCGTACCTGACCGTGACGGTTGGAAGAGGGGGCTTTAGACGCTCGCTTCATACTGGTTGACAATGTTACTATAACGACTGGTTATGGCTGGTCAGTTTAGCCGAATTTATACTGAATTAATAAGGGTTTGTCCGCACAATGTCGAAACTTTTTGGCTGGTTCCGTAAGAACAAGAAATCTG harbors:
- a CDS encoding YjaG family protein; translation: MMQPKLNTFAQVRELSDWKAIAFGAALCERMLPNYQLFCETSGFDDEGVTRKCLDLVWEWLRTPRSKINFGVHLERVEEATPDIQEHDSYGVYPAIDAAIALGALVNLVLKQDEQGAVVISKLSQGSVEAFLLLTGEASDESVKTHPLMEFEIATQQELLDRLETLARKPEAINDYKALALEAGISNIGLEL
- the rsmD gene encoding 16S rRNA (guanine(966)-N(2))-methyltransferase RsmD, translated to MKRASKAPSSNRHGQVRIIAGLWRGRKLPVYDIQGLRPTTDRNKETLFNWLMHDLQKAHCLDVFAGSGGLGLEALSRYAAHCDFFEKDAAAARQLTTNLHTLNASGQVFKGDALSLLNSSTQAYDIIFLDPPFGQNLVQPALDIIAQRELIKPNGLIYIEQESNASLPTLPPGFHLIKQKLLSQLSFGLIEAQPRD
- a CDS encoding YhgN family NAAT transporter, which gives rise to MDTWSAAIMLFLIMDPLGNLPIFMSVLKSIEPKRRRIILIRELLLALLILFVFLFSGQAVLDFLNVRQESVSIAGGIILFLIAVKMIFPQSGNPLGLAVGEEPFLVPLAIPLIAGPSTLAALILLSNQNPDRMVDWSLALGASWFISAIILLFSSTFHRILGERGLIAMERLMGMILVMIAIQMFLDGIALYFSHTSEIFE